The following proteins are co-located in the Actinomycetota bacterium genome:
- a CDS encoding radical SAM protein, with protein sequence MPGVATFDFHVTSECSQECPYCWGPQAIAEVDTDTALAIVAKIAATGARRIVFTGGDPLKRADIGELIHDAKRQGLEVAISTTGDEMTSGFLDRYGADIDLVSLPLDGASEEVSSRTKKPGHFGAVMAALDLLEAHPSIDVKVATPVSRFNIDDVTNIVALLDQRASRSPNRLFYNVFQAFPRSMDPEVPWDGLVVTDAEFAALQSRVASTRLRISWLSHETLDRLYVMVFPDGSLTIPTGSRFVFYGDFLDVEDLDEVLARAGFDAPKHRRHAEGWRRGQ encoded by the coding sequence GTGCCCGGTGTCGCCACGTTCGACTTTCACGTCACCAGCGAATGCAGCCAGGAGTGTCCGTACTGCTGGGGACCGCAGGCCATCGCGGAGGTCGACACCGACACGGCACTGGCGATCGTGGCGAAGATCGCTGCCACGGGTGCCCGACGTATCGTGTTCACCGGCGGTGACCCGCTCAAACGTGCGGACATCGGTGAGCTCATTCACGATGCCAAACGACAGGGTCTCGAAGTGGCGATCTCCACCACCGGCGATGAGATGACGTCAGGTTTTCTCGATCGGTACGGCGCCGACATCGATCTCGTGTCGCTGCCGCTCGACGGGGCGAGCGAGGAGGTGTCGTCGCGCACGAAGAAGCCCGGCCACTTCGGCGCGGTGATGGCCGCTCTCGACCTGCTCGAGGCGCATCCGAGTATCGACGTGAAGGTGGCGACGCCGGTCAGCCGTTTCAACATCGACGACGTGACGAACATCGTGGCGCTGTTGGACCAGCGGGCCTCACGCAGCCCGAACCGTCTGTTCTACAACGTGTTTCAGGCGTTTCCCCGTTCGATGGACCCCGAGGTCCCCTGGGATGGCCTGGTCGTGACCGACGCCGAGTTCGCCGCGCTGCAGAGCCGGGTCGCCTCGACCCGGCTGCGTATCAGCTGGCTGAGCCATGAGACGCTGGACCGTCTGTACGTCATGGTGTTTCCGGACGGGAGCCTCACGATCCCGACAGGTTCGCGTTTTGTCTTCTACGGCGACTTCCTGGACGTGGAGGATCTCGACGAGGTGCTGGCGCGTGCCGGGTTCGACGCACCGAAGCACCGCCGCCACGCCGAGGGCTGGCGGCGGGGGCAATGA
- the ybaK gene encoding Cys-tRNA(Pro) deacylase: MAKGGTRAIAALGAAGVAFTVHSYEIGNTDLSYGEAAAAALGAAPERVFKTLVATVDGSAVVGIVPVSRRLSMKKLARVAGGKHSTMAEPSDAQRLTGYVVGGISPFGQRRRLRMFIDASAGRYDSIFVSAGRRGVQVEVAPTDLTALTGAEMAAIAE; this comes from the coding sequence ATGGCCAAGGGCGGAACTCGCGCGATCGCAGCACTCGGAGCTGCCGGTGTCGCCTTCACTGTGCATTCCTACGAGATCGGCAACACGGACCTCTCCTACGGTGAGGCGGCCGCAGCCGCTCTCGGTGCGGCCCCCGAACGCGTGTTCAAGACCCTCGTCGCAACGGTCGACGGCTCTGCGGTGGTCGGGATCGTTCCGGTGTCGCGGCGCCTGTCGATGAAGAAGCTCGCCAGGGTTGCCGGTGGCAAGCACTCGACGATGGCCGAGCCGTCCGACGCGCAGCGACTCACCGGGTACGTCGTCGGTGGGATCAGCCCGTTCGGACAGCGTCGCCGCCTTCGGATGTTCATCGATGCCTCCGCCGGCCGGTACGACTCGATCTTCGTCAGCGCGGGGAGGCGAGGAGTGCAGGTCGAGGTGGCGCCGACCGACCTGACGGCGCTCACCGGTGCCGAGATGGCCGCCATCGCCGAGTAG
- a CDS encoding DEAD/DEAH box helicase yields MAANQHTSAFRDLGVAEDLTAILNDQGISAPFPIQTLALPDGFAGKDLCGQAKTGSGKTLAFGLPLVERLHAAKPKQPVALVLVPTRELCLQVAEALEPFARRRGFSVTAVYGGASMKGQIDALQRGTEVVVATPGRLIDLADRNVVSLRAVETLVLDEADEMADLGFLPQVHYLLRQLETDHQTMLFSATLDGRVSQLVNLYMKDPIMHLVGSETITVDTSRHRFIQVHHMDKPKVAARIARSADRVLVFVRTKRSCDRAAHDLADLGVRARAIHGDLPQKKRERTLADFTAGKVQVMVATNVAARGLDIDGVDVVIHYDVPENSRTYLHRSGRTARAGEAGLVVTFVEWDQLVAMRNIQNEAGLLEPIVKMFSNDDRLDDLASWEAPSDLTPEAPKRIVRRPARGRRRRSLL; encoded by the coding sequence ATCGCCGCAAATCAACACACATCCGCATTCAGGGACCTTGGCGTCGCCGAGGACCTCACCGCCATCCTCAATGACCAGGGCATCAGTGCCCCATTCCCGATCCAGACGCTCGCACTTCCCGACGGCTTCGCCGGCAAGGACCTGTGCGGGCAGGCGAAGACCGGGTCCGGCAAGACGCTCGCCTTCGGGCTGCCGCTGGTCGAACGGCTCCACGCCGCCAAGCCGAAACAACCAGTGGCACTGGTGCTCGTCCCGACCCGGGAGCTGTGCCTCCAGGTCGCCGAGGCGCTGGAACCGTTCGCACGACGGCGGGGCTTCTCCGTGACCGCCGTGTACGGCGGGGCGTCGATGAAAGGTCAGATCGACGCACTCCAGCGAGGCACCGAAGTGGTCGTCGCGACGCCGGGACGGCTCATCGATCTCGCCGACCGCAACGTCGTGTCGCTGCGCGCCGTCGAAACGCTCGTCCTCGACGAGGCCGACGAGATGGCCGACCTGGGCTTCCTGCCCCAGGTCCACTACCTGCTGCGTCAGCTCGAGACGGACCATCAGACGATGCTGTTCTCCGCGACGCTCGACGGTCGCGTGTCGCAGCTCGTCAATCTGTACATGAAGGATCCGATCATGCACCTCGTCGGGTCCGAGACCATCACCGTCGACACGTCCCGGCACCGGTTCATCCAGGTGCACCACATGGACAAGCCCAAGGTGGCGGCACGCATCGCGCGGTCGGCCGACCGGGTGCTGGTCTTCGTCCGCACGAAGCGGTCATGCGACCGGGCGGCTCACGACCTGGCCGATCTGGGTGTGCGGGCGCGCGCCATCCACGGCGACCTTCCACAGAAGAAGCGTGAACGGACGCTCGCCGACTTCACCGCCGGAAAGGTGCAGGTCATGGTCGCGACGAACGTTGCCGCCCGAGGCCTCGACATCGACGGTGTCGACGTGGTGATCCACTACGACGTGCCGGAGAACTCGAGGACCTACCTGCACCGTTCGGGCCGGACGGCCCGAGCAGGGGAGGCCGGCCTGGTCGTCACGTTCGTCGAATGGGACCAACTCGTCGCCATGCGCAACATCCAGAACGAGGCGGGCCTGCTCGAACCGATCGTGAAGATGTTCTCCAACGACGACCGTCTCGACGACCTCGCCTCCTGGGAGGCGCCCTCAGACCTCACCCCGGAGGCACCGAAGCGGATCGTTCGACGTCCCGCCCGAGGCAGAAGGCGCCGCAGCCTCCTGTAG